The proteins below are encoded in one region of Nitrososphaerales archaeon:
- a CDS encoding formate--tetrahydrofolate ligase — protein sequence MGMNIMSDIEIVRQSRPEPILEIAREIGLTEDDIELYGKYKAKIKLGLNKKFRDLNNGKYIAVTAITPTAAGEGKTVVNIGLAQALARLGKKVISTLRQPSMGPIFGIKGRGTGGGYCQVVPMEDINLHFTGDIHAVGAANNLLAAMIDNHIFHPRFKRNNELDIDPTSITWKRVVDLGDAALANIMIGMKSTQKIDGYPRESGFDITVASEVMSILSLATDLTNLRKRLGRIMVAKNRSGKPVTAEDLKAAGAMCVLLKDALKPNLVQTLENVPCIIHGGPFANISIGNNSVIADKIALKLADYVVTESGFGSEMGAEKLMNIKCRQSGLRPDCVVIVATIRALKIHGGALEASERRKGSVLDEDVESTRKGCANLAKHVNNMKKFGVPVVICINRFVSDTDAEIRAVIDETKKAGAAATVSATVWADGGNGGIELAKVVLDACEKPHTFKFLYPDDMPIKDKIEVIAKEMYGAASVEYSETAEKKIKLYTEWKHDTLPICISKTHLSLSHDPNMKGVPVGYTLPIVDIIPATGAGYLNVLAGEIMTMPGLPSRPAAINADLDEYGRIVGLF from the coding sequence ATGGGTATGAATATAATGTCTGACATAGAGATAGTACGACAGTCAAGACCCGAACCTATACTGGAGATAGCAAGGGAAATAGGATTGACTGAAGACGATATAGAGCTGTATGGGAAGTACAAAGCAAAGATTAAACTAGGCCTGAACAAAAAATTTCGGGATCTAAACAACGGTAAGTATATCGCTGTAACAGCTATTACTCCCACGGCGGCAGGGGAGGGTAAAACAGTTGTCAACATAGGTCTAGCACAAGCTTTAGCCAGACTGGGAAAGAAGGTCATAAGTACTCTTAGACAACCCAGTATGGGTCCTATATTCGGCATCAAGGGTAGAGGGACTGGAGGAGGCTATTGTCAGGTCGTCCCTATGGAAGATATCAACCTCCACTTTACTGGAGATATACATGCCGTAGGAGCAGCAAACAATCTTCTTGCCGCTATGATTGATAATCACATTTTCCATCCTCGTTTTAAGAGGAACAACGAACTCGACATCGATCCAACCAGCATAACGTGGAAAAGAGTGGTCGATCTGGGTGATGCCGCTTTGGCAAACATAATGATTGGTATGAAGTCCACTCAAAAGATTGATGGTTATCCGAGGGAGTCAGGCTTCGACATTACAGTTGCATCGGAGGTGATGTCTATCCTTTCCTTAGCTACAGACCTGACGAACCTAAGGAAGAGACTGGGTAGAATTATGGTAGCCAAGAATCGGAGTGGAAAACCTGTGACCGCAGAGGACCTTAAGGCAGCTGGAGCCATGTGCGTCTTGCTTAAAGATGCATTGAAACCGAATCTGGTGCAAACCTTGGAAAATGTTCCCTGTATAATACATGGTGGCCCTTTTGCTAACATCTCTATAGGAAACAACTCCGTAATTGCAGACAAAATAGCTCTGAAGCTCGCTGATTATGTTGTCACGGAAAGTGGGTTTGGTAGCGAAATGGGCGCAGAGAAGCTTATGAATATAAAGTGTAGGCAGTCAGGATTAAGACCCGACTGTGTTGTAATAGTAGCAACAATTAGGGCGTTGAAGATCCATGGTGGTGCGTTAGAGGCAAGTGAACGACGGAAGGGAAGTGTTTTAGATGAAGATGTAGAGAGCACGCGTAAGGGCTGCGCAAACCTTGCCAAGCATGTCAATAACATGAAGAAGTTTGGTGTACCTGTTGTTATCTGCATAAACAGGTTCGTAAGCGACACCGATGCAGAAATTCGTGCTGTAATAGACGAGACCAAGAAAGCTGGCGCGGCAGCTACAGTGTCAGCAACTGTTTGGGCAGATGGTGGGAATGGTGGGATCGAGCTTGCAAAGGTTGTATTAGACGCATGTGAAAAACCTCACACATTCAAATTCCTTTATCCAGATGACATGCCCATAAAAGACAAGATAGAGGTCATAGCTAAGGAGATGTACGGAGCAGCCTCTGTAGAATATTCAGAAACCGCAGAGAAAAAGATAAAGCTTTACACAGAATGGAAACATGATACCCTGCCTATCTGCATATCAAAGACACACCTCTCACTCTCACATGACCCTAATATGAAAGGTGTGCCAGTTGGTTACACCCTTCCGATAGTAGATATTATACCTGCTACAGGGGCGGGTTATCTGAACGTGTTAGCTGGTGAAATTATGACCATGCCGGGCCTTCCCTCCAGACCAGCTGCCATTAACGCAGATCTAGACGAGTATGGAAGAATTGTTGGACTGTTCTAG